Proteins found in one Brachypodium distachyon strain Bd21 chromosome 5, Brachypodium_distachyon_v3.0, whole genome shotgun sequence genomic segment:
- the LOC100842301 gene encoding B-cell receptor-associated protein 31 has protein sequence MIQLLFTLLAAEAGLVLVLLFRTPARRLALLAVDRSKRGRGPIMARTVAATMFMVLGSSGYSIAKIRRREGDFAQLTPTDQVLASRHLLEASLMGYSLFLGLVIDRLHHYIRQIRTMKKSMEAVTKQSKTLEEAKLQGAEEIQGYQKKISSLNEQVQAVKHQYETKTEELKTAEANTLALRKQSEGLLTEYERLIAENEELRNKLQSMEVRFSHSDGKKNS, from the exons ATGATCCAGCTGCTGTTCACGCTGCTGGCCGCGGAGGCGGGGCTGGTGCTCGTGCTGCTCTTCCGAACCCCTGCGCGCCGCCTGGCGCTGCTCGCCGTCGACCGCAGCAAGCGCGGCCGCGGGCCCATAATGGCGAGAACCGTGGCGGCCACCATGTTCATGGTGCTCGGCTCCAGCGGGTACAGCATCGCCAAGATCCGGCGCCGCGAAGGGGACTTCGCCCAGCTCACGCCCACCGACCAGGTGCTCGCCAGCCGGCACCTCCTCGAGGCCTCTCTCATGG GATACTCTCTGTTTCTTGGGTTAGTTATTGACAGGCTACATCACTATATCAGGCAAATAAGGACGATGAAGAAAAGCATGGAGGCTGTAACAAAGCAGAGCAAGACCCTGGAAGAAGCAAAACTCCAAGGCGCAGAGGAAATTCAAGGATATCAGAAAAAGATCAGTAGTTTGAATGAACAGGTGCAAGCAGTCAAACACCAATATGAAACTAAAACAGAGGAACTAAAAACTGCTGAAGCGAATACTTTGGCTTTACGGAAACAATCTGAAGGTTTGCTTACTGAGTATGAGCGTCTCATTGCGGAGAACGAGGAATTAAGGAACAAACTGCAATCAATGGAAGTCCGCTTTTCCCATTCTGACGGCAAGAAGAATTCGTAA
- the LOC100842611 gene encoding probable ascorbate-specific transmembrane electron transporter 2 codes for MAGGLVGVKAAPFTYAAHALGAAAAVMVLVWCIHFRGGLAFDAVNKNLIFNVHPVLMLIGYIILGSEAIMIYKIFPKVNHDTAKLTHLILHAIAIVLGAVGIYCAFKFHNESGIANLYSLHSWLGIGAISLYGIQWIFGFVAFFYPGAAPGVRRGALPWHVLFGLFVYVLTLATAELGFLEKLTFLQSSGLDKYGAEAFLVNFTALVVVLFGAAVVVAAVAPKAQVPEPEGYAPIPVS; via the exons ATGGCCGGTGGGCTGGTGGGCGTGAAGGCGGCGCCGTTCACGTACGCGGCGCACGCgctgggcgcggcggcggcggtcatgGTGCTCGTCTGGTGCATCCACTTCCGCGGCGGGCTCGCCTTCGACGCGGTCAACAAGAACCTCATCTTCAAC GTTCACCCAGTTCTTATGCTGATCGGTTACATCATCCTTGGCAGTGAAG CGATAATGATCTACAAGATATTTCCGAAAGTAAACCACGACACGGCGAAGCTGACCCACCTGATCCTCCACGCGATCGCCATCGTTCTCGGCGCCGTCGGGATCTACTGCGCCTTCAAGTTCCACAACGAGAGCGGGATCGCCAACCTCTACAGCCTGCACTCCTGGCTCGGGATCGGAGCCATTTCTCTGTACGGGATTCAG TGGATATTCGGGTTCGTGGCGTTCTTCTACccgggggcggcgccgggcgtGAGGCGCGGGGCTCTGCCGTGGCACGTGCTGTTCGGGCTCTTCGTCTACGTCCTGACGCTGGCGACGGCGGAGCTCGGGTTCCTGGAGAAGCTCACCTTCCTGCAGAGCTCCGGCCTCGACAAGTACGGCGCCGAGGCGTTCCTGGTCAACTTCACGGCCCTCGTCGTCGTGCTCTTCGGAGCTGCAGTCGTCGTTGCCGCAGTCGCTCCCAAGGCTCAGGTGCCAGAACCAGAGGGTTACGCTCCGATTCCTGTCAGCTAG
- the LOC104581406 gene encoding putative non-inhibitory serpin-Z11: MPPSSLAPPWPSSYRATNYPDWARRRRRCRPKPEPRERVSDDDDVLLINPASASPRFCMLIFLPDKHDGLRDLLRLAATEPGFVTRCVPEDLQEVIPCLVPKFKFAFGFDATDPLRSLGLAAPFDPLAADLSGAVASCTPALEEGLYVSSVEQICGVEVGEEGTTAVGVLYEPSSPTYSPGQPPPPPPMSFVADRPFVFAVVEYNKAEVLFLGHVVDPAKET; this comes from the exons ATGCCTCCATCctccctcgcgccgccgtggccgtctAGCTATCGCGCCACCAACTACCCTGACTgggcccggcgccgccgccgctgccgcccgaAGCCGGAGCCTag AGAGCGAGtgagcgacgacgacgacgtcctcTTGATCAACCCGGCATCGGCATCCCCGCGCTTCTGCATGCTCATATTCCTCCCGGACAAGCACGACGGGCTCCGCGACCTCCTGCGGCTGGCGGCCACGGAGCCGGGCTTCGTCACGCGCTGCGTTCCCGAGGACTTGCAGGAGGTCATCCCGTGCTTGGTGCCCAAGTTCAAGTTCGCCTTCGGGTTTGACGCGACGGACCCGCTGCGGAGCCTCGGGCTCGCCGCGCCGTTCGACCCGCTGGCCGCCGACCTGTCCGGGGCGGTCGCGAGCTGCACGCCGGCCTTGGAAGAAGGGCTCTACGTGTCGTCCGTGGAGCAGATTTGCGGGGTGGAGGTGGGCGAGGAAGGCACGACGGCGGTAGGAGTGCTGTACGAGCCTTCGTCTCCGACCTACAGCCCCggacagccgccgccgccgccgcccatgagCTTCGTGGCGGACCGCCCTTTCGTGTTCGCCGTCGTTGAGTATAACAAGGCCGAGGTCCTGTTCCTCGGGCATGTCGTGGACCCTGCAAAAGAGACGTGA
- the LOC104585391 gene encoding skin secretory protein xP2-like isoform X1: MGAHGAARSRGLLGLRAPAQPPADRFTGERQQEGEGRLSARHVEQEGARGRRRAADLTGTRASSAVIAPADDPAATEVAPATGGISPAASLLEPPAGAEEEGEAPPASPTALQGPSAPAPGAGATVFDLDSDVEITGAAEESSVVPAPSHAGPATAAAVTTAAVGTAPGAAPAAADAAGTDSSAAQQGAAPAGGAAASPAPQSPGAVEGVFAEEGRQDAPARADDPPLSSTVAVGGFVVIGRLP; encoded by the exons atgggcgcccacggcgccgcccgctcgagGGGTCTTctggggcttcgcgctccggcgcaaccccccgcgGACCGATTCACCGGcgagcgccagcaagagggggaggggcgaCTCTCCGCCCGCCACGTcgagcaagagggcgcgcgcggACGCCGGCGCGCCGCTGACCTGACCGGCACAAGGGCTAGCAGCGCCGTCATTGCACCTGCCGACGACCCAGCCGcaacggaggtggcgccggcgacaG GTGGCatctcgcccgcggcaagcctcttggagcCCCCtgcaggggcggaggaggagggggaggctccCCCTGCAAGTCCGACGGCCTTgcaag GCCCAAGCGCACCCGCACCGGGAGCGGGCGCTACCGTGTTTGATCTCGACTCTGACGTGGAGatcacgggggcggcggaggagtcgTCAGTGGTTCCCGCACCAAGCCATGCCGggccggccacggcggcagcggtgaccaccgccgccgttggGACGGCACCAGGCGCCGCGCCAGCAGCCGCGGACGCAGCTGGCACGGATTCCTCTGCTGCCCAGCAGGGGGCGGCCCCTGCTGGGGGCGCGGCAGCCTCACCAGCCCCGCAGTCCCCGGGCGCGGTTGAAGGGGTGTTTGCCGAGGAAGGGCGACAGGACGCCCCGGCACGTGCAGATGACCCCCCGCTCAGCTCTACGGTGGCGGTGGGGGGCTTCGTTGTCATCGGCCGCCTCCCTTGA